The sequence below is a genomic window from Acropora palmata chromosome 5, jaAcrPala1.3, whole genome shotgun sequence.
TTTGAATCAAGACTTAAAGCAAACTAGCTTGTTCCTGTATTGCTATGTCACTgtcttgaaataataataatgtcatGCTTTCTAGCACTGTTAGACTGAGAGTGGCTTTTTTGTGTCTTTATTGCAGCATGGAGCCTGCTATTGTTGCATGTCTCACATTAGCTTTTATATTTTGGCTTATTCGTTTGGCGAGAATtgcaattcatttttttaagcttttggAGATTCGGGCATTTTACAAAAATGCACTGGGAATACCTGAGGTAAGAGTCATTGAAATGAAGTATACAAGACATGTCTTAATATCACTGAGATTGCAGTTATGCATTAATTTGATGCCAATGATGGCAGTGCATGGGTTTTAGTATCTTGCCATCTGACAGGATTCCTCTTGCTTGTGAACCTACAAGGAACCATTCcattgtattgttttgcacaTCATGGTCTCCCAGCTATCAGTAGGATGGGTGCTTTTGATGCATCTGTTGTGTGTGTGTTTATTGGTAGTTTGCAGAATCACATAATTCGTTTTGTCTTGATCCACAAAAAAGTGCATTGTTTGCAGAGTGAACTCAACAACCTCCAGTGGCAAGATGTTCAGAAGCGACTGATAGAAGTCCAAAAGGTTCATGAGATGTGTGTTCATAAGGAAGAACTGACAGAACTTGGTACATTTATCACATTGCATTGCTTATGTTTAGttcatatttttattcaaggcCAAAACAGatctctttcaaaacaaaatgtacataaggcaattttcaaagttaattacttttatttgctttgtaGATATTCATCATCGCATTTTGAGATGGAAAAACTATATGCTTGCAATGCAGAACAAGTCTGTTATCTCCTGTTCTTACAATTTTCCACTTGTGGGGGAAAggtaaaagaaagaaagaaagaaagatagaAATGTAACAAGAAGCAATAGTAAATTGTGTTTAATATGTGCTGTATGGAAATCTAAACATTTCTGATAAATGTTTTAAAGGCATAGAATTCTCAGAAACTTATAatactttcaaattttaagaTCTGTGCAGACTAATTTTAACCTGTATCACCAGATGAGGGATAAAATtagctctgagaagggcccttttatgcccaagaacatataTGGTATAAAGTATTATATATCACTTTAGGGGGCatttacaaaatataaaaactgTGGGAAAAAATGGGAACAAAACAGCCTAAGAATTTAGACTGTGTTATACAgtagttgtgtgcttagttgcctgacCTTTGAACGAAAGTGAGGCTGACCTTGTTTTGGTAGAAACTTCCCTGTTTTTCTTaagttaatgatgctgttctcatgctaatcagtaggaatttacacaagaaaagcagctagtaaggtttctatcaaaagaaGGTCAACTCCAGTCCCACTTTCATTTAAAGGCCAGGTGACTAAGCACACAATGGTCTATTACTTACATGAGCATGTGtgaattgaatgaaaaacaccatcaaaattaatgaagctGACTAAAAGTTATTACAAAATCTTACCgttgtagttttcaaaagtttaaaaaagaatCTTGAAAGTAGGCAATTGGGAGATCGGAGATTTCTCCATGAGCTCCTACTTAGAATTTTCCAgctaaattttgcttgtttcctgGGAGGGCTTTGCccttgtttttcctcttttgtttctctgtTCTACTTACTAGGGCTCTGCTATGTGCAACTACTGCTATAGGAGATCTTAAATAAAACCAATTGATGAAAAATGGAACAATATCTAACCATAAATATTTTGTGCACAGGGCATTTTTAACTGAAGGAATGAAATACAATCTCAAACTAATTCTGTTCTGGGGTCCAGGAAGTCCTTTCCAAAACAACTGGAAATTACATGAAGAATACAGGAATCCTGCCAACAGGTTAGAGTTATAGCCATTGACATAAATCACTTGCCGGGTAACACAACTATGTGTTCATTGTAGTAATATTTTGCATCTTCATGAGCAGCAGACTGAGTGTTAACTTCTCTAATATCTTGCAGATTTGCTTTGTCGGCAAGGTAAGTCATGGGACAGGAGTTTTTGACATGACTTGTTaccttaaattttcttttttcaaagtgagAAATCTTGGGATTTGTGAATTGTGTATAAATTACACCCTATTTCAGGTTGTCAAGATGTATTTTCTGGATTGGAGTAGCAAACTTTATTCTTTCGccatttatttttctgtgGGTTATTTTATATTCATTCTTCACTTATGCAGAGGTGagtgacatttttttaatcttagCTCTTTTCTAAATGAGAAAAACCAGTCAAACAACTATTGCATTCATGTTGATTGGTATCCataattttggattttgtATAGATGGTGAAAAGACATCCTGATTCTTTTGGTGCACGGAAATGGTAAAACCTGAAATGCTTTTGTTAATTTCTTGGTATGCTCCCTTTGTTCTTTGACATGGCCTTTTGCACCCATCTTCTTTATACAGGTCTTCCTATGGCAGGCTATTTTTTCGACATTTTAATGAGCTTGACCATGAGCTTGATACCAGGCAAGTGAACACTATAATGTGTAAAAAAGATGAGTCCCACTTGTCAACTAGGTTACCACAGAATGTTTCTGGCATTAATGGGGTGGATTTATAAATAGCTATTACAATGATATACCGGTAGGTTATAAATTTCTGAAAGTAGCTTACAAGTCACTCagttaaagttatttttgtggAGCAAGCTTTGTAGTTCATTTTTATgtaggtgaaaaaaaaaaatagaatagGAAAGCCTACCCAAGAACAGAAATGTTGTAGTTGTAATCTGGTAGCATTTTAACTGGTGTCTCACCAGCTGAGTACTTCCTATCTAGTGTGAGAATTACTGTCAGGTTAGATATGGCTTTTttgctattaatttttctcCTGATCAATTTCATTCTTACGTCTTGTTTGCAGGTTGGGAAAAGCATATGAACCTGCTTCCAAGTACATGAATCTCTTTGTTTCTCCTTTCTTGGCTATTTTTGCCAAgtaagaatttccttttttttactttttcaacaGGTTTTGTCCTACTTtagcataattttttttgttgttttctttctttcattcctTGAAAGGATGTAATGCAATACAAAAGTTGGCTGCTATTGCAATCTTTGGACCCTGTAATTCCTCTTCTCTTATACATGTTAAGGTctaatatataattattataagctCAGTCTTCACACTCCTGTGAAGTTGTATTGTATCATTGCATAATACCATATACCATTatgtataataatttttactgtaacaattattattattacattaaaCTCATTGCCAATAGATAAGCTTGGGAAGTGGTGCCTTTAAGGTTGGCAAGGGGCCTAAGCACTTCAGGCCAAGGTAGGGAGGAATTCATGGCAATCCAACGAGTGGGAACCACTCCTGTAGGTAGCTGCAAAATGGCACAGTCACCCTGAAACTAGATCAGGGGAAAATTACTCACCTAACCCCCATACTTTGCAAAAAGGTTTGAAACTTCTGAAGGGAAGGGAGGGCTGGGAGCTTGAATCTGCAAAGATTCGCTCAAACACAGGCAAAGTGCCATGCCAGCAAAGGGGAGGCACCAAGCCCTTGAAACCACCCTGCATCATGTCACATATAATGCTTCAGGGATAATCTGCTGACCCCAGTGAGACACAAACCTACTGTATGACCAGCATTGGCTTGATCTTAAGTTTGTCTAAATTACATTTCTAAAGCCACATGTAAAAATGAATATTGAGGTAAAAATTAGTAAcctattttatttgaatttcttttgtcCGTGTattaatgattaaaaaaaagtaaaatctaaaatttattttaagctGCACATAAACTATCATGACTAGATCTTCCCTTGTATCTCTAATATGCTTTGGTTCCCAGGTTATTTGAATAGGGCACTTATTATCAGTGGAACGAAAAGAAAGATGAATTGAACTGATACACATCATTTTTTGGTAGGAACTTGGCATTTTTCGCTGGCTCGCTTTTCGCTGTTCTTACAATATTTACCCTTCTAGACAGGGATATCCTATTGGCTGAACATGTGCTTACTGTGATTGCAGTTTTAGGTGAGTCTGAGTTTGCAGGTTTGTGTTCTGAGAACGTTTACATCAGACTAATGGTGAAGTTTTTAGTTCCATAAGTTctgtggaattttttttctggaacaGATAGAATTGGGGCTATAAATTTAAGCCtaattgaaaaatattaaCTGGTAACTTTTTTCAAGCTTCAACAACCATGTGGAAAGAGAGGCAAGTGAATTTTGAACATGGCAACATAAGGGCAAGCTTGGCACactttttgaataaattatcaTGGCACTGCCTGAATGCAGGCTAATGGATTTGTCTTATGGCTTCCCATTACTTTTAGGTTTGATTATAAGAACTTGTTACATATTTATACCAGACGAGGTTTGTATGCTTTCATCTGgaaattttgtgatttgaaaataatgcTTAGCcctgtttttcaatttctgtttgtgtttttcattgtctgtttatgtttttcattgttatagAATACAGTGTGGGATCCTGAGCAGTTGCTAAAACAGGTTGTCTCTCATACCCATTACATTCCTGATGCTTGGAAAGGAAAAGCTCACACTAAAGaggtgttgtttttgtttcttttgtgtttgtgtTGTGGGTGCTGTGCCTTGATCATGTTGCATCATATCATGGGATGTTGTTTTTGCTTAATCTTTTCCCCCCTATTTGTCTTGTAGGTCCGACAAAAGTTTTCCCAAGTCTTTCAGTATAAAGCAGTGAGTAGATGAAGAAAGgtggtttttcttttagcaCAAGCAATAAGGAATTGTATAAACACTGAATTGTTTTGGACCATGAAACAGTACTGCACTCTGAATTTGCTTTTACTTTCTCATATGTTTCCAGGAATTTGTTATTCAAGAGCTGGTCAGCCCCATTATCACGCCATTCCTTTTGTGTTTTAATTTGCGATACAAATCTCTGGATATCGTGGATTTTTTTAGAAACTTTACAGTTGATGTTGTTGGTGTTGGTGATGTTTGCTCATTTGCACAAATGGATGTTAAAAGACATGGTAATCCAGAGGTATGTGTGCAGCACATAAGGATGCTGCACCTTCTCAGATGCTTGATCAGTTCAGTTGCATGCATGTTATGCATAGCAAGATATGAGGTGTCACAAAATTACCAGAATTCTCAAGCTGCATTAGTGCAGACACTATCATAGTTATCATAGAGGCTATTTATTGTTGAATCATAAGGAAATGTCTTAAGTCACTGATTATGTcatttttggatttcaaattCATTGAGTTTATTGAGGTACTCTTGCAATTTGATTTAAGGTTTAACTTAATTTAATGAGTGTTACCATAGATTTTAGCTTGTGAAGGTCCTGTGAATAAACATGACTGTCATCATACTGCTGCCTGCTTACAGTGATGGAACTACatttgttgtttcttgttttgttagtGGCTTAGTGAAGGTCTTACAGAAGCAACACAGTATGAACAAgcagaaaatggaaaaacagaACTTTCCCTTGTCAATTTCTCTGTAAGTATCtgagtttttttaaaattagcGCTCTTACCCATGAAACAACTTCattgtgtttgtttgctttttttgtatgtGTAGATCAGGAATCCTGCTTGGAAACCATCAGAAAGAGGTGCTCAATTTATTGGCACAATCATGGAAAATGGTATGTGCTAGATTCAACTTATCCCTTTAGACTTAACATCAATCAtggactgaaaaaaattgtctggTACAAAATAGACCTCATTCAGCAGGACAAATCATCATTTCCATTGGCCTTTTACACTCCTGTTCATTTGCTGGTTTCTTCCAAATAAATTGTCTCATGTAAGTCCATGCAAccaagtgagaaaaaaaataccaaacaaTAAGACTGCTGTTTTCTGTAAAGAACATACAAAACAAGTGGAAGGATGTACAACCTGTGATGCAAACAAATGGCTTTTAATCATGGAAACCACTCCCTTGTTTTAGTAATGGCTAGAGAAAATTGATATGAATATACATTGCGATCAATCAATCTTTAATTGTACGCACTCTTACTCAAACTAAAATTTACAGcaatgaaaatattaaaagtaaaagtagAGTACTGGCTGCCTGGAATAACCATAGGGGTTAGTGGAGCCAGGCAGCCAGTTAACATTAACAAACCAGGCAGCCAGTTAACAAGGCAGGAGCCAGGCGGCCAGTGAACAAATAAGGTAGCTTGTCCAATTCTTACTAAtatgtttttatttcagtaaTACAGGAAGGTGGTTACTTGGGTGGCAGGGCTGTAACATCGCAAGAACATTCCCTTCCAGACTATAGAACAGGCAGTGTGAGTACTCAGAGATTCTAAacatttgttattgttgacTGCAACAGTTTTGCCTTCTTTgatgaatatttattttgcaGCATCTAACTCTTTCATGACAGTTTCAGGGGTTGCCTTATATGAATCCCATGAGTCTAAGTGATCCATCTCTTACCCCACTGGGGAGTACCACTGTAACACCTGGTCAGCAGGCTCAATTGCAAGAAATGCATATGAACTCAAGTATGCAGTACTTGCATGAGGTGTGTAAATATCGCTGTCATTGTTTCTGGATTCCACATCATTACAGGatatttgttttataactAATGCAGTCTTTtagtaataattaaataaGTATGGTTCCAAAAAACTGATTATAATGTTAACACTCCTTTAATTGCATTTGAATGACTCCTTTTGTGCCCTGCTGACATCTGAATATTGAATACTTAAAGAatggaaaataacaaaaacactgAATTTGAGCCTGAAAATCTTAAGAGTGTTTTTGGCTTGAGGCAAGTGTTCCTGAATTGGCACATGCATACACTCTTGGTGCATGTTGGAATCAAAGCAATCTGAAAGGTGTaggtaaaaattaatgactgGTTGTGGTTGGAGTAAGCAAAGCCTTgtgttttatttcagttgcGAGAGCGTCAGGTGGAGTCAATCTCACCTCAAGCCACCAGTGCAATGTCAACATCACGTGGGACAGTACAACAACCCTCAACATCTGCTGCTACTGATGCAGAACACAGGTGTGAAGCAAACAATGATAATTCAACAAATGAGGTCTGCCTTACTGATGACTAGTGGGGGAGATGATAAACTATGATATAAATAATTAACGCCTGtgtcgcaaatggaggttgggtgctcaaggatctggggactgacatcaacaacccaaacccaggtcggtggaacaccccataagcctgccctacccgcaacccagccatgagccccgcccgccaccccagaccccaaatcaagcacctgtcacactgaacagtgagttcaatCGAGAAACTATTGAGGAGAAGCCCCTGCTTCCCCgaatagggagaggagggaggggaaaaactAGAAACCACACGAACACCACCACACCGAATGCTGAGCCAAGCCAAAGCCATGAGGCCATGCGCAGGCGCACGCCTAATATGCAAAGGAGCCGCTGACCACTAGAACTGCCCGAAAACACCCTGGGCAAGCACCCCACAGACCAACAAAACACCCACACTACAAATGCTTCAGGCACCCCCCCGCAATAAACCCTAACGCTAACGCTAATGCCATGCCCCGCAACGCAACGCCATGCCACGCctgacaaactgtgcaacttgctcctggtcgttaactaagttaaattgcatttaaccctattaatattatatgtAAATGATCTGATCTGATCTGATCAAACACAGAGCATCACCCATTTTGGTCCCACTTGCCTCTcctgctttttcttttgggtTTTCTTACTTGATTGATGATTACAGTATAtcttattaattttgctgaGCCTGGGAACTTTAGTCTCGAACTGAATGACTgttcaaataataaaaatgatgatgattatcagaataataagaataatagtaataaaataatgataataataataacaatggtAATTCAGGGATGACATCAAGATTCAATTTGGTCTTAACAAGTGCTCTACTAAAGCCACTTTTAAGAGACGGGCCAAATCCACAGATGTGGAGCCTGATGTTGACACTGTGCATAAGGAAACATATACAAGTGCAGGTGTCAGTGAAGGAGATGGCGTACAGCACTCAGCTGTGAAGGAGATCAAGAAAGAGTATTACAGAAGAGTACACATGGTACTGATGACAGAATGAGGCCAATGAATTCAAAGCCATAATTAACACCTCAGCTATTCCTGTTTTAACATATACAGTTACTGTTTCAACATCATCAACTGGAAACTTAGTGATATAAGATTGGATAGTAAAACTAGAAAGATGCTGACCACCGCAAAGATGCACTACCCCAAAGTAGATTTTGACAAGCTCTACCCTCCAAGTACACCAGGAGGATGAGGCCTGGTCCTGCTTGAATTGTCCCTTAAAACCACCACCATAGGGCTGAATGCATAAGttatttgatttaaaaagCTGACCCACTTCtccaaaaaggcaaaacaccCCAAGCTGAGCTAGAAAATCTATTATGTtgtgaaataattaagctgaaaaattcagcaaaaagcTTGACATTCCAGAAACTTCACAAGAAGTTAATGTGGTGATAAAATATATAGATGGATAATGGGACAGATAACCTGTCTGAGATGTATTATTCATCTCAAGTGGGACAATGGCCATCATCTCAGCCTGTCTGGAATTAGCAAAAACATAGAACATCTCATGGCACTACAAGTCAGCAGCAAACATTCAGTGGAAGATCTGCAGGGGTTACAAAATTGAGACAACTGAGAAGTTTTACAAACACCAGCCAACAACAGTGAGTGAAAACAACTAAGTCACAATACTCTGGGATATGCCACATGGACATGCAGGGAggtaaaagcaaacaaacctaactttaacccttttccgtccaaggggtttcccattgacgagtaaaattgtctggcattatacagagtaaaatctataagtgctctgagcgctcattcggcagttaaggggttaattgggacaAGTGGTAGCATAGTTTAGGttagttgaaaattcaaaaaccctggtgagggATTTGATGGGTCAGTAGATTGAGTAGCCATTGGATAGCCGTTGAGTAGCTGTTAtcccaatcacccagatgatcattttcaatcaaggtatgttactcctgggttcaaaccatttcctTATAAACCTAGCTAACTTTATCATTATggacaagaaacaaagaaagaaagatgcATGCTTCCATCTGAAATATACGGGCTCTACAAAATTcacaatttcaaaattcaaaattaaagtCAATAGGATGAGGGATATCAAGATGGAACAATAACAGTGGTCATGAGAGCCCTGGTCATGCGAACGTCCTGCTTGCATATGTCCTCCTTACAAACGTTCTGGCCTTTAACAAAGACACTGGCATCATTGGGACTGGCCCAAGCGATCACTACCTGTCCTACTTTGTATTTAACACAAAACTGTGATGTGCCCCAAGGCGATACCTCAAAAACTTCGACCAGAAAGTCTTCTTCTGTGACCTCAACACAGTGCCTTTCTTGGTTGTGTACACTTTTGACAACTCTGATGTTTACTGATGCTGGGAACAACTTTAAAGTCAAGTTCTAGGTGACCAGGCGCCTGAGTATTATATGAGAATATGATCAACTAAAGAAGAAATACAGCAAATCAAGAATTAAATCCCGAGGACTGGGAAAAGTACCAATAGTTCAGGAATAAAATGGTTGGCATGAGATGAAAGGCATTGCAAGGTCATTTTCAATGACTCTGTGCAGAGAAATATGAGGGTCAAAGAAAATTCTGGAGAATGATGAAACCTTACATTAATTCATGTAAAAGTAAACACAATGCAGGCATTGTTTTGAAGAACAATGATGGATCATAAGAGACCAAAGAGACGTGGCTGAAACTTTAAAAAACTTTTTCACAAGCTTTGGTCATACAGAACAAAGAAGGTTGAGTGAAAAACCCACACCTGACCTCTCTCACATAAAGCAAAATTTACCACCTAAACCTCCATTGTCCttgtaaagaaaacaaatccaGTTGAAGTAAAAGAACGGGTGTTGAAAGCCAAAGCAATTGAGGCAATGGGTTATGATAATATCTCA
It includes:
- the LOC141881542 gene encoding autophagy-related protein 9A-like, which translates into the protein MAEMAGFRTQYTRLNSNSDDPEEDLPPQGFDIGARGFEEIEKGRWNHIENLDEFFIRIYEYHRHNGFMCILLNEIFELIQFVFVVLFTSFLVLCVDYDTLFNFKNPTFSNVVGFHKIQHMEPAIVACLTLAFIFWLIRLARIAIHFFKLLEIRAFYKNALGIPESELNNLQWQDVQKRLIEVQKVHEMCVHKEELTELDIHHRILRWKNYMLAMQNKSVISCSYNFPLVGERAFLTEGMKYNLKLILFWGPGSPFQNNWKLHEEYRNPANRFALSARLSRCIFWIGVANFILSPFIFLWVILYSFFTYAEMVKRHPDSFGARKWSSYGRLFFRHFNELDHELDTRLGKAYEPASKYMNLFVSPFLAIFAKNLAFFAGSLFAVLTIFTLLDRDILLAEHVLTVIAVLGLIIRTCYIFIPDENTVWDPEQLLKQVVSHTHYIPDAWKGKAHTKEVRQKFSQVFQYKAEFVIQELVSPIITPFLLCFNLRYKSLDIVDFFRNFTVDVVGVGDVCSFAQMDVKRHGNPEWLSEGLTEATQYEQAENGKTELSLVNFSIRNPAWKPSERGAQFIGTIMENVIQEGGYLGGRAVTSQEHSLPDYRTGSFQGLPYMNPMSLSDPSLTPLGSTTVTPGQQAQLQEMHMNSSMQYLHELRERQVESISPQATSAMSTSRGTVQQPSTSAATDAEHRDPSGIV